A single region of the Streptomyces sp. NBC_01262 genome encodes:
- a CDS encoding acyl-CoA dehydrogenase family protein — protein MTSAAEAGAELDLDLGAEARSLRTRLRALLAEELPADWVTPFSLAPDIRAVVARVCRRLADEGLLTLSWPAEYGGAGADLWQQTVLREEMWAHFEPRGPQYMGLNWVGPVLMEVGTGEQRARHLPGISSGTAVWCQGFSEPEAGTDLGSLRLAARRDGEEWVLDGQKIWTSYAGLAQWCFLAARTSRPDPSDRSQKKHDGITIFLVPMDSPGITVVPIESMMGEQHLNEVFFEGVRVGDDAVLGEVGRGWDVIGVVLKHERIGIPRYARDDRVLCELAGHEGLDEPAAAAEYARALVHTRVARLLSYRAVALSEAGALTAQEASLARLASIRLDQEVAELAADVCGAQGLAPDPGLGLLGHVEDVLRYSRSATIASGTIEVQRLVVARAALEGNAHAS, from the coding sequence GTGACGTCAGCGGCTGAGGCGGGCGCGGAGCTGGACCTCGATCTCGGAGCCGAGGCGCGGTCGTTGCGCACGCGGCTGCGCGCTCTGCTCGCCGAGGAGCTGCCCGCCGACTGGGTCACGCCGTTCTCCCTCGCGCCGGACATCCGGGCCGTCGTGGCGCGGGTCTGCCGACGCCTCGCGGACGAGGGCCTGCTGACGCTGAGCTGGCCGGCCGAGTACGGCGGCGCGGGAGCGGACCTGTGGCAGCAGACGGTGCTCCGCGAGGAGATGTGGGCCCACTTCGAGCCGCGCGGGCCGCAGTACATGGGGCTCAACTGGGTCGGTCCGGTGCTGATGGAGGTCGGCACCGGTGAGCAGCGGGCCAGGCACCTGCCGGGCATCTCGTCGGGAACGGCGGTGTGGTGCCAGGGGTTCAGCGAACCGGAGGCGGGCACCGACCTGGGGTCGCTGCGGCTGGCCGCGCGTCGCGACGGTGAGGAGTGGGTGCTCGACGGCCAGAAGATCTGGACGTCCTACGCGGGCCTGGCGCAGTGGTGCTTCCTCGCCGCGCGGACGTCCCGGCCGGACCCGTCGGACCGCTCGCAGAAGAAGCACGACGGCATCACGATCTTCCTGGTGCCCATGGACAGCCCCGGCATCACCGTCGTCCCGATCGAGTCGATGATGGGCGAGCAGCACCTCAACGAGGTCTTCTTCGAGGGCGTGCGGGTCGGCGACGACGCGGTGCTCGGCGAGGTCGGACGGGGCTGGGACGTGATCGGAGTCGTACTCAAGCACGAACGCATCGGCATCCCGAGGTACGCGCGGGACGACCGGGTGCTCTGCGAACTCGCCGGCCACGAGGGCCTGGACGAGCCGGCCGCCGCCGCCGAGTACGCCCGCGCCCTGGTGCACACCCGGGTCGCCCGGCTGCTCTCCTATCGCGCCGTCGCGCTCAGCGAGGCGGGCGCGCTGACCGCGCAGGAGGCGTCCCTCGCGCGGCTGGCGTCGATCCGGCTCGACCAGGAGGTCGCCGAACTGGCCGCCGACGTGTGCGGGGCGCAGGGGCTCGCGCCCGACCCGGGGCTGGGACTGCTCGGCCACGTCGAGGACGTCCTGCGCTACTCGCGGTCGGCGACGATCGCGTCGGGAACGATCGAGGTGCAGAGGCTGGTCGTGGCCCGCGCCGCGCTGGAGGGCAACGCCCATGCGTCGTGA
- a CDS encoding SDR family NAD(P)-dependent oxidoreductase, whose protein sequence is MTERRFDDRVAVITGAGRGLGRAYALLLASKGARVVVNDPGFGVAGVGADAGPAEDVVREIKALGADAVASTESVTSPEGGEAIVQSALDNFGRIDILIHNAGNNRYSPLAQMSHEDFKAVIDVHLMGAFNVVRPAFPLMCEAGYGRIVLTSSIGGIYGNSNVANYGSAKAGIIGLSNVTALEGAPRGVKSNVIVPGALTRLADGLDTSQYPPMGPELVAPVVGWLSHESCTVTGELLVSVAGRVARAFMAETVGVYQPEWTIDDVGEQIDAIRDPVGQWTLPPVPSGFIDHLGRSFEMASKGAAEAGK, encoded by the coding sequence GTGACGGAACGCCGATTCGATGACCGGGTAGCCGTGATCACCGGGGCGGGCAGAGGGCTGGGGCGGGCGTACGCGCTGCTGCTGGCTTCGAAGGGCGCCAGGGTCGTGGTCAACGACCCCGGGTTCGGGGTGGCGGGAGTGGGCGCGGACGCCGGCCCCGCCGAAGACGTGGTGCGGGAGATCAAGGCGCTGGGCGCAGACGCTGTCGCCAGCACCGAATCGGTCACGTCGCCCGAGGGCGGTGAGGCGATCGTCCAGTCGGCGCTGGACAACTTCGGCCGCATCGACATCCTGATACACAACGCCGGCAACAACCGCTACTCACCGCTCGCGCAGATGTCCCACGAGGACTTCAAGGCCGTCATCGACGTGCACCTGATGGGCGCGTTCAACGTGGTGCGGCCGGCGTTCCCGCTGATGTGCGAGGCAGGCTACGGCCGCATCGTGCTGACCTCCTCGATCGGCGGCATCTACGGCAACAGCAATGTGGCCAACTACGGCTCGGCGAAGGCCGGCATCATCGGACTCAGCAACGTCACCGCCCTTGAGGGCGCCCCCAGGGGCGTGAAGAGCAACGTCATCGTCCCCGGCGCTCTGACGCGTCTGGCCGACGGTCTGGACACCTCCCAGTATCCGCCGATGGGCCCCGAGCTGGTCGCGCCGGTCGTGGGCTGGCTCTCCCACGAGTCCTGCACCGTCACCGGAGAGCTGCTGGTCTCCGTGGCCGGACGCGTGGCGCGGGCGTTCATGGCCGAAACGGTGGGTGTGTACCAGCCCGAGTGGACCATCGACGACGTGGGCGAGCAGATCGACGCGATCCGCGACCCCGTCGGACAGTGGACGCTGCCGCCCGTCCCGTCCGGCTTCATCGATCACCTGGGCCGCAGTTTCGAGATGGCGAGCAAGGGCGCGGCGGAGGCGGGGAAGTAG
- a CDS encoding acetyl-CoA hydrolase/transferase family protein, with protein sequence MTVVHDAGGLDLAQFLRPGDRIVMGQACGEPTTLIEALIDQGRDIGRLSAFIATSFSGLLTPEATGSFSLSSMGAIGALRSLTKAHRLGVIPCHVSQVGPMIGEGIIGCDVAFVQVSPADANGDHSFGLISDYVRAAVSKARVVIAEVNDQVPFTYGELLPGARIDCAVRVSRPPVEVPPAKISETDEAIAGHAAAFIEDGSVLQTGVGAVPDAVLRLLHDRRDLGVHSGMLGDGLVELVEAGVVTNARKPIDSGVSVNGALIGTRRLYAFADRNPGIRMCPTSYTHDAAVLARLDRLVTINSAMEVDLTGQVNAEQTGSSYVGGTGGQVDFVRAGARSPGGHAVIALPSTAKGGTISRIAVSLSGPVTTARSDADVIVTEFGAAELRGRSLAERTRRLIAIAHPDFREELEREAHIIQRRGF encoded by the coding sequence ATGACGGTCGTCCACGACGCCGGCGGCCTCGATCTCGCACAGTTCCTGCGCCCCGGCGACCGCATCGTCATGGGCCAGGCCTGCGGCGAACCGACCACACTGATCGAGGCGCTGATCGATCAGGGCCGCGACATCGGCCGGCTCTCGGCCTTCATCGCGACGAGCTTCTCAGGTCTCCTCACCCCGGAGGCCACCGGCAGCTTCTCCCTGTCCAGCATGGGAGCGATCGGCGCGCTGCGCTCACTGACCAAGGCGCACCGGCTCGGCGTGATCCCCTGCCATGTCAGCCAGGTCGGCCCGATGATCGGGGAAGGGATCATCGGCTGCGACGTGGCCTTTGTACAGGTCAGCCCGGCCGACGCCAACGGGGACCACAGCTTCGGCCTGATCAGCGACTATGTGCGGGCCGCCGTCTCCAAGGCGCGTGTCGTCATCGCCGAGGTCAACGACCAGGTGCCCTTCACCTACGGCGAGTTGCTGCCCGGGGCCCGGATCGACTGCGCCGTGCGGGTCTCGCGCCCCCCTGTGGAGGTCCCGCCGGCAAAGATCAGCGAGACCGACGAAGCCATCGCGGGCCACGCCGCCGCGTTCATCGAGGACGGCTCGGTCCTGCAGACCGGGGTCGGCGCCGTGCCGGACGCCGTCCTGCGCCTGCTGCACGACCGCAGGGATCTCGGTGTGCATTCCGGCATGCTGGGCGACGGCCTCGTCGAGCTGGTCGAGGCGGGCGTGGTCACCAACGCGCGCAAACCCATCGACTCCGGGGTCTCGGTCAACGGCGCCCTGATCGGGACCAGACGTCTCTACGCGTTCGCAGACCGCAATCCCGGGATCCGTATGTGCCCCACGTCCTACACCCACGACGCGGCGGTGCTCGCCCGCCTGGACAGGCTGGTGACCATCAATTCGGCGATGGAGGTCGACCTGACCGGCCAGGTGAACGCCGAACAGACCGGCTCCTCCTACGTCGGCGGCACCGGCGGCCAGGTGGACTTCGTCCGCGCCGGCGCGCGCTCGCCCGGCGGTCACGCCGTCATCGCCCTGCCCTCCACCGCCAAGGGCGGCACGATCAGCAGGATCGCCGTCAGCCTGTCGGGGCCGGTCACCACCGCGCGCAGCGACGCGGATGTGATCGTCACCGAGTTCGGCGCGGCCGAGCTCAGGGGCCGGTCCCTCGCCGAGCGCACGCGCCGTCTGATCGCCATCGCGCACCCCGACTTCCGGGAGGAGCTGGAGCGCGAGGCCCACATCATCCAGCGGAGAGGCTTCTGA
- a CDS encoding nuclear transport factor 2 family protein, whose amino-acid sequence MDAATEELKSLLDREKIRECVALLARGEDRRDADLIRAGFWPDSTVDFGMFQGDFEAYLDWVVPGSPAVVVTQHFLGQSVIRLQDAGALVETLVNSYHRVDMGGPQERDIVLGGRYLDRLEKRGDDWRIAQRTMLYDWCQDFGVSADWSNGVMGAPFSAGHFSGRAVGDHSTTFFGK is encoded by the coding sequence ATGGACGCTGCCACCGAGGAGTTGAAGAGCCTCCTCGATCGCGAGAAGATCCGCGAGTGCGTAGCACTCCTGGCGCGAGGCGAGGACCGCCGTGACGCCGATCTGATCAGGGCGGGCTTCTGGCCTGATTCGACCGTCGACTTCGGCATGTTCCAGGGGGACTTCGAGGCGTATCTCGACTGGGTCGTGCCGGGATCCCCGGCAGTGGTGGTGACGCAGCACTTCCTCGGCCAGAGCGTGATCAGGCTGCAGGACGCCGGGGCCCTCGTCGAAACCCTCGTAAATTCCTACCATCGGGTCGACATGGGCGGTCCGCAGGAGCGCGACATCGTCCTCGGCGGCCGTTACCTCGACCGGCTGGAGAAGCGCGGCGACGACTGGCGGATCGCGCAGCGGACGATGCTCTACGACTGGTGCCAGGATTTCGGCGTGTCGGCAGACTGGTCGAACGGCGTGATGGGTGCGCCGTTCAGCGCCGGGCACTTCTCCGGCCGGGCGGTCGGCGACCACAGCACGACCTTCTTCGGCAAGTAG
- a CDS encoding HpcH/HpaI aldolase/citrate lyase family protein: MTSPGDILSARSWLFAPGDSERKMEKAAAGTADIVILDLEDAVAEDGKPKAREMIAAFLADRPQEDRSRLWVRVNPLDGPHTLADLAAVIPARPGGIMLPKSLGRQDVEVLDHYLSALEVSAGIAQGSTKVIALVTETAEGMFTTGTYKGAPRLVAMTWGAEDLADAVGASENRNPDGSYGFTYELARSLCLLGAATAGVAAVETIQGDFRDLESLRRRAEKVRRDGYRGMLAIHPAQVEVINAAFTPTEEELAAAQEIVDLFAAHPGVGAIGHKGAMLDRPHLARAQALLASGGRG; the protein is encoded by the coding sequence ATGACCAGCCCCGGAGACATTCTCAGCGCGCGCTCCTGGCTGTTCGCCCCGGGCGACAGCGAACGCAAGATGGAAAAGGCCGCCGCCGGTACGGCGGACATCGTCATCCTCGATCTGGAGGACGCGGTGGCCGAGGACGGAAAGCCCAAGGCCCGGGAGATGATCGCCGCCTTTCTCGCGGACCGGCCGCAGGAGGACAGAAGCCGGCTGTGGGTGAGGGTCAACCCCCTGGACGGCCCCCACACGCTGGCCGACCTGGCAGCGGTGATCCCCGCGCGGCCCGGCGGCATCATGCTTCCCAAGTCGCTCGGCCGTCAGGACGTGGAGGTCCTGGACCACTACCTCTCGGCGCTTGAGGTCTCCGCCGGCATCGCACAGGGCTCGACGAAGGTCATCGCCTTGGTGACCGAGACGGCCGAAGGCATGTTCACCACCGGCACGTACAAGGGCGCTCCGAGGCTGGTCGCCATGACCTGGGGCGCGGAGGATCTCGCCGACGCCGTGGGTGCCAGTGAGAATCGCAATCCTGACGGAAGCTACGGCTTCACCTACGAGCTGGCCAGAAGTCTGTGCCTGCTGGGTGCGGCCACCGCCGGCGTGGCCGCCGTCGAGACCATCCAGGGCGACTTCCGCGACCTGGAGAGCCTGCGCAGGCGGGCCGAGAAGGTACGGCGGGACGGCTACCGGGGCATGCTGGCCATCCACCCCGCCCAGGTCGAGGTGATCAACGCCGCCTTCACCCCCACCGAGGAGGAACTGGCCGCGGCTCAGGAGATCGTCGATCTGTTCGCCGCCCATCCCGGCGTCGGAGCCATCGGCCACAAGGGCGCCATGCTCGACCGTCCCCATCTGGCCCGCGCGCAGGCGCTGCTGGCGTCCGGGGGACGCGGATGA
- a CDS encoding CaiB/BaiF CoA transferase family protein codes for MRHTGPLSGVRVVDLTAMVMGPYCTQIMADMGADVIKIEPPAGDNTRYISVGPEPGMSGVFVNVNRGKRSVVLDLRYGEGKGALRKLIGQSDVFIHSMRARAIAKLGFAYEEVAAVNPSIVYTNCYGYGRRGPDANLTAYDDTIQAECGLPFAQEQLTGEAGYVGTIMADKTAGLTALYATMMALFHRERTGEGQEVEVSMFETMAAFMLVEHANGAMFSPPLGPAVYPRAVAPNRKPYRTQDGQISALVYNDKQWSAFVDAVKPAWAGEHFATLEQRARRIDTVYALLAQTFLERTTQAWLDLLRSLDIPAAPVRTLDELFDNPHLNAAGFFETVDTPNGPVRFPGMPARFSRTPGRIAGPAPRLGAHTTEITGEPAATREKQ; via the coding sequence ATGAGACACACAGGCCCTCTGTCCGGCGTCCGCGTCGTCGATCTGACGGCGATGGTGATGGGCCCCTACTGCACCCAGATCATGGCCGACATGGGCGCGGACGTGATCAAGATCGAGCCCCCGGCCGGCGACAACACCCGCTATATCTCGGTCGGGCCGGAGCCGGGAATGAGCGGCGTCTTCGTCAATGTGAACCGCGGCAAGCGCAGCGTGGTGCTGGACCTCCGGTACGGGGAAGGAAAAGGAGCCCTGCGCAAGCTCATCGGGCAAAGCGACGTGTTCATCCATTCGATGCGCGCCAGGGCGATCGCCAAACTCGGATTCGCGTACGAAGAAGTGGCGGCCGTCAATCCGTCGATCGTCTACACCAACTGCTACGGATACGGCCGGCGCGGTCCGGACGCGAATCTGACCGCTTACGACGACACCATCCAGGCCGAATGCGGCCTGCCGTTCGCGCAGGAACAGCTGACCGGTGAAGCCGGCTATGTCGGCACCATCATGGCGGACAAGACAGCCGGACTGACCGCTCTGTACGCCACCATGATGGCGCTGTTCCACCGCGAGCGGACCGGCGAGGGCCAGGAGGTCGAGGTGAGCATGTTCGAGACCATGGCCGCCTTCATGCTGGTCGAGCACGCCAACGGCGCGATGTTCAGCCCTCCCCTGGGCCCCGCCGTGTACCCCCGCGCCGTGGCGCCCAACCGGAAGCCCTACCGCACCCAGGACGGCCAGATCTCCGCACTGGTCTACAACGACAAGCAGTGGTCCGCATTCGTCGACGCCGTCAAACCGGCCTGGGCCGGCGAGCACTTCGCCACCCTCGAACAGCGGGCGCGCCGGATCGACACCGTCTACGCCCTGCTGGCGCAGACCTTCCTGGAGCGTACGACGCAGGCCTGGCTCGACCTCCTGCGGTCCCTCGACATCCCCGCCGCGCCGGTCCGCACCCTCGACGAACTGTTCGACAATCCGCATCTGAACGCAGCGGGATTCTTCGAGACGGTCGACACCCCGAACGGACCGGTACGTTTTCCCGGAATGCCGGCCCGGTTCTCACGCACTCCGGGCCGCATCGCCGGACCCGCACCCAGGCTCGGCGCCCACACGACGGAGATAACGGGCGAGCCGGCCGCGACAAGGGAGAAACAATGA
- a CDS encoding SDR family NAD(P)-dependent oxidoreductase, with protein sequence MGSLTGRVAVVTGASRGIGKGIALALGAEGATVYVTGRTVAPDSHPLPGTVGETAAEVGRRGGQGIAVQVDHAEDDQVASLFARVGREQGRVDILVNNAFALPEDLTEPRPFWEKPLSNWEMVDVGVRSNFVAAWHAAKIMTPRKSGLIVAISGYVGVTYTYGVVFGTCKSAADRMARDMAIELQPFGVASLSLWQGLTFTERARRNLESNPAMKKLTVTNPAIGSTPEHPGRVIAALATDPEIMKRSGGTFITAELAQDYGVTDIDGKVVPSLRAERGSPIWHPIPETRHGR encoded by the coding sequence ATGGGTTCACTGACAGGCAGGGTCGCCGTGGTGACGGGCGCCAGCCGCGGAATCGGCAAGGGCATCGCGCTGGCGCTCGGGGCGGAGGGGGCCACCGTCTATGTCACCGGCCGCACGGTCGCGCCGGATTCCCATCCCCTGCCCGGCACGGTGGGTGAGACCGCCGCGGAGGTCGGCCGCCGTGGCGGCCAGGGCATCGCCGTGCAGGTCGATCACGCCGAGGACGATCAGGTCGCGTCGCTGTTCGCCCGGGTGGGGCGTGAGCAGGGCAGGGTCGACATCCTGGTGAACAACGCCTTCGCCCTGCCCGAGGACCTCACCGAGCCGCGGCCGTTCTGGGAGAAGCCGCTGTCCAACTGGGAGATGGTGGACGTAGGAGTGCGGTCCAACTTCGTCGCGGCCTGGCATGCGGCGAAGATCATGACGCCCCGGAAGTCCGGCCTGATCGTCGCCATCTCCGGCTATGTCGGGGTGACCTACACCTACGGCGTCGTCTTCGGCACCTGCAAGTCCGCGGCCGACCGGATGGCACGCGACATGGCGATCGAGCTGCAGCCGTTCGGCGTCGCCTCGCTGTCCCTGTGGCAGGGGCTCACCTTCACCGAACGAGCGCGGCGCAACCTCGAAAGCAATCCGGCGATGAAGAAGCTGACGGTCACCAATCCGGCGATCGGCAGCACTCCGGAGCACCCCGGCCGGGTGATCGCGGCACTCGCCACCGATCCGGAGATCATGAAGCGGTCGGGCGGCACCTTCATCACGGCCGAGCTGGCGCAGGACTACGGCGTCACCGACATCGACGGCAAGGTCGTCCCCTCGCTGCGCGCAGAGCGCGGCTCGCCCATCTGGCACCCGATTCCGGAGACACGTCATGGACGCTGA
- a CDS encoding aldehyde dehydrogenase family protein, translated as MREYLKFYIGGRWIDPAQSQTFDVVNPATEEVCGKVAAGSAADVDKAVAAARGAFAGWSTTSAEERAEVLQNVLDVYQKRAGDLAAALTEEMGAPAALANGFQVGLGAGHLTTAIAVLKDFSFEEQRGATLVVKEPIGVCGLITPWNWPMNQIAVKVFPALATGCTMVLKPSERSPFTGQVFAEILDAAGVPAGVFNLVQGDGPGVGVPLSVHPDVDMISFTGSTRAGIDIARNAAPSVKRVTQELGGKSPNIVLDDEDFAENVGKGVATMMGNSGQTCSAPSRMLVPSARMEEAIAVARDTAAGVTVGDPHGDFALGPVVSLSQFDKIQALIRQGIDEGATLVAGGTGRPDGLEKGYYVKPTVFAEVTNDMTIAREEIFGPVLTILGYDSVDHAVEIANDTEYGLSGYVAGADLDKARVVARRIRAGYVAINDGFDFNCPFGGYKKSGNGREWGEFGFHDYLEIKGILGYAPDEAS; from the coding sequence ATGCGTGAATACCTGAAGTTCTACATCGGTGGCCGGTGGATCGATCCGGCACAGTCTCAGACCTTCGACGTCGTGAACCCCGCGACCGAGGAGGTGTGCGGCAAGGTTGCGGCCGGCTCCGCCGCCGACGTGGACAAGGCGGTCGCAGCCGCTCGGGGGGCCTTCGCCGGCTGGTCCACGACCAGTGCCGAGGAGCGGGCCGAGGTACTCCAGAACGTCCTGGACGTGTACCAGAAGCGCGCCGGCGACCTCGCGGCCGCGCTGACCGAGGAAATGGGCGCGCCGGCCGCGCTCGCCAACGGCTTCCAGGTGGGGCTCGGGGCCGGACACCTGACCACGGCCATCGCGGTGCTCAAGGACTTTTCCTTCGAGGAACAGCGTGGCGCCACGCTGGTGGTCAAGGAGCCGATCGGCGTCTGCGGTCTGATCACGCCGTGGAACTGGCCCATGAACCAGATCGCCGTGAAGGTCTTCCCCGCGCTGGCGACCGGCTGCACCATGGTGCTCAAGCCCTCGGAGAGGTCGCCCTTCACCGGGCAGGTCTTCGCCGAGATCCTTGACGCCGCAGGCGTTCCTGCCGGTGTGTTCAACCTCGTCCAGGGCGACGGCCCCGGCGTGGGCGTGCCGCTCTCCGTCCACCCCGACGTCGACATGATCTCCTTCACCGGCTCGACGCGTGCGGGCATCGACATCGCCAGGAACGCCGCGCCCAGTGTCAAGCGGGTGACCCAGGAACTGGGCGGCAAGAGCCCGAACATCGTTCTCGACGACGAGGACTTCGCCGAGAACGTCGGCAAGGGCGTCGCCACCATGATGGGCAACTCGGGACAGACCTGCAGCGCGCCCTCCCGCATGCTGGTGCCCAGCGCGCGTATGGAGGAAGCCATCGCCGTCGCCCGCGACACCGCGGCCGGGGTCACCGTGGGCGACCCCCACGGCGACTTCGCGCTGGGCCCGGTGGTCTCGCTCTCCCAGTTCGACAAGATCCAGGCGCTGATCCGGCAGGGCATCGACGAGGGCGCCACGCTGGTGGCCGGCGGCACCGGACGGCCCGACGGGCTGGAGAAGGGCTACTACGTCAAGCCCACGGTCTTCGCCGAGGTCACCAACGACATGACCATCGCCCGCGAGGAGATCTTCGGGCCCGTGCTGACGATCCTCGGCTACGACAGCGTGGACCACGCCGTCGAGATCGCGAACGACACCGAGTACGGCCTCTCCGGCTACGTCGCCGGTGCGGACCTGGACAAGGCCCGTGTCGTCGCCCGTCGCATCCGGGCGGGCTATGTCGCGATCAACGACGGGTTCGACTTCAACTGCCCGTTCGGCGGCTACAAGAAGAGCGGCAACGGCCGCGAGTGGGGCGAATTCGGCTTCCACGACTATCTGGAGATCAAGGGCATCCTCGGTTACGCGCCCGACGAGGCCTCATGA
- a CDS encoding nuclear transport factor 2 family protein, whose product MDADRLARLELLLDRQDILDCLGHFSRGMDRFDRDLFLSAFHPDATIAAGPFVGDPKALYEWARPMHEQGQVATHHNLLNHSCEISGDTAHTETYYLFVGRNRDESNWIAGGRYIDRLERRDGVWRIALRTNVIEWSGLAPTLPLPFADVPDLHGNGAPGRGKDDPSYRRPLVNLRDERIPPGLED is encoded by the coding sequence ATGGACGCTGATCGCCTTGCCCGCCTGGAGCTCCTGCTCGACCGGCAGGACATTCTCGACTGCCTCGGCCACTTCAGCCGCGGCATGGACCGCTTCGACAGGGACCTGTTCCTCTCGGCGTTCCACCCCGATGCCACGATCGCGGCCGGTCCCTTCGTCGGAGACCCCAAGGCGCTCTACGAATGGGCCCGGCCCATGCATGAGCAGGGCCAGGTGGCGACGCATCACAATCTGCTCAACCACAGCTGCGAGATCTCCGGCGACACCGCCCACACGGAGACCTACTACCTCTTCGTCGGCCGGAACCGCGACGAATCCAACTGGATCGCCGGTGGCCGCTACATCGACCGGCTGGAGCGCCGCGACGGCGTGTGGCGGATAGCCCTGCGCACCAACGTGATCGAGTGGTCCGGCCTGGCCCCGACCCTGCCGCTGCCGTTCGCGGACGTGCCCGATCTCCACGGAAACGGCGCGCCGGGGCGGGGCAAGGACGACCCCTCCTACCGTCGCCCGTTGGTCAACCTCCGCGACGAGCGGATTCCGCCGGGTCTTGAGGACTGA
- a CDS encoding thiamine pyrophosphate-binding protein, which produces MTKVYERILQLFEAEGINTIFGIPDPNFVHMFHLAEERGWSVVSPHHEESAGFMAEAVSRMTGKAAVCIGTLGPGVANLAGAMMCAKVENSPVIFLGGQRARITEQRVRRGRIQFVKQAALFEASVKYSASIEYADQTDEIIREGLRKALTGTPGPVYIEYPSHVIQEELDVPPALPPEAYRLVNQTAGADRIAEAVRLIRAAEQPILLVGHGVHTSRAAESVRALADAMACPVIQTSGGTSYIKGLEDRTFPYGFSAAAIDAVVRSDLCLAIGTELGEPVHYGRGRHWVPNEANRSWILVEQDPEAIGVNRSIDVPLVGDLRAIVPQLVDALKDSPRTPTPQLQGWIDQDAAQLAELAKTAPSGMSPVHPARLIVEATSAFPDDGIMVRDGGATTIFGWTYSQAKPHDVMWNQNFGHLGTGLPYAIGAAVAEGGKRPLMLITGDSSFQFHIAELETAARLNLPLVCVVAVDYAWGLEVGVYKRTFGQGSLETGVHWSKNTRLDKVAEGFGCYGEYVERDEDIAPAIKRAYASGRTAVIHVDVDPKANSEEMPSYAEFRTWYAEGTQ; this is translated from the coding sequence GTGACAAAAGTCTATGAACGCATCCTGCAGCTCTTCGAAGCCGAGGGCATCAACACGATCTTCGGTATACCCGACCCGAACTTCGTCCACATGTTCCACCTCGCCGAGGAGCGCGGCTGGAGCGTGGTGTCCCCCCATCACGAGGAGTCGGCCGGCTTCATGGCGGAGGCGGTCTCTCGGATGACCGGAAAGGCCGCGGTGTGCATCGGCACGCTGGGCCCGGGGGTCGCCAACCTGGCCGGTGCCATGATGTGCGCCAAGGTCGAGAACTCGCCGGTCATCTTCCTGGGCGGGCAGCGCGCACGCATCACCGAACAGCGGGTCCGCCGCGGCCGCATCCAGTTCGTGAAGCAGGCCGCTCTGTTCGAGGCGTCTGTCAAGTACTCCGCCAGCATCGAGTACGCCGACCAGACCGACGAGATCATCCGGGAGGGCCTGCGCAAGGCGCTGACGGGCACGCCGGGCCCGGTCTACATCGAGTACCCCTCCCATGTGATCCAGGAAGAGCTCGACGTCCCACCGGCGTTGCCGCCCGAGGCCTACCGCCTGGTGAACCAAACGGCCGGCGCGGACAGGATCGCCGAGGCCGTGCGGCTGATCCGTGCGGCCGAGCAGCCGATCCTGCTCGTGGGTCACGGCGTCCACACCTCCCGCGCCGCGGAGTCGGTCAGGGCGCTCGCCGACGCGATGGCCTGCCCGGTCATCCAGACCTCGGGCGGCACCTCGTACATCAAGGGACTTGAGGACCGCACCTTCCCCTACGGCTTCTCCGCGGCCGCGATCGACGCGGTGGTGCGGTCCGACCTGTGCCTGGCCATCGGCACCGAGCTGGGCGAGCCCGTCCACTACGGACGAGGACGTCACTGGGTCCCGAACGAGGCCAACCGCTCCTGGATCCTCGTCGAGCAGGACCCCGAGGCGATCGGCGTGAACCGTTCGATCGACGTGCCGCTGGTGGGTGACCTGCGGGCGATCGTCCCGCAGCTGGTCGACGCGCTCAAGGACTCGCCCCGCACCCCGACACCGCAGCTCCAGGGCTGGATCGACCAGGACGCGGCGCAGCTGGCGGAACTGGCGAAGACAGCCCCCTCCGGCATGTCACCCGTCCACCCGGCGCGGCTGATCGTCGAAGCGACCAGCGCCTTCCCGGACGACGGCATCATGGTCCGCGACGGCGGCGCCACCACGATCTTCGGCTGGACCTACTCGCAGGCCAAGCCGCATGACGTGATGTGGAACCAGAACTTCGGCCACCTGGGCACCGGGCTGCCCTACGCCATCGGCGCCGCGGTCGCCGAAGGCGGGAAGCGTCCCCTGATGCTGATCACCGGGGACTCGTCCTTCCAGTTCCACATCGCGGAACTGGAAACGGCCGCGCGCCTGAACCTGCCGCTCGTCTGTGTCGTGGCCGTGGACTACGCCTGGGGCCTGGAAGTGGGTGTCTACAAGCGCACCTTCGGTCAGGGGTCGCTGGAGACAGGCGTGCACTGGAGCAAGAACACGCGCCTGGACAAGGTCGCCGAAGGCTTCGGGTGCTACGGCGAATACGTCGAACGGGACGAGGACATCGCCCCCGCCATCAAGCGTGCCTACGCCAGCGGCAGGACCGCGGTCATCCACGTCGACGTCGATCCGAAGGCCAACTCCGAGGAAATGCCCAGCTATGCCGAGTTCCGGACCTGGTACGCGGAAGGAACGCAATGA